The following proteins are co-located in the Eublepharis macularius isolate TG4126 chromosome 5, MPM_Emac_v1.0, whole genome shotgun sequence genome:
- the TAF11 gene encoding transcription initiation factor TFIID subunit 11, with protein MAEATESQREDASLPLSSFSVPTELSDVEVGAGQEKEPVEVKGEVHGVEIKSKESSELVLGELDESTSQACAAKKIKIEIKEKKEKKHKVDEDEIQKMQILVSSFSEEQLNRYEMYRRSAFPKAAIKRLIQSITGTSVSQNVVIAMSGISKVFVGEVVEEALDVCEKWGESPPLQPKHMREAVRRLKTRGQIPNSKYKKIVFH; from the exons ATGGCGGAAGCAACCGAGTCTCAGCGGGAAGAtgcttcccttcctctctcttctttctctgTGCCCACTGAACTGTCTGACGTGGAAGTGGGCGCGGGGCAGGAGAAAGAACCCGTGGAAGTTAAAGGGGAGGTGCATGGTGTAGAG ATTAAAAGCAAAGAATCTTCAGAATTGGTCCTTGGAGAATTGGATGAATCTACATCACAGGCCTGTGCtgccaagaaaataaaaatagagataaaggagaaaaaagagaaaaagcacaAAGTAGACGAAGATGAAATTCAAAAAATGCA AATAttagtttcttctttttctgaagaACAACTGAATCGTTATGAGATGTATCGGCGATCAGCTTTTCCTAAGGCTGCTATTAAAAGG CTTATCCAATCAATTACTGGAACCTCTGTTTCTCAGAATGTGGTCATTGCTATGTCAGGAATTTCCAAGGTCTTTGTGGGAGAAGTGGTAGAAGAAG CACTAGACGTATGTGAGAAGTGGGGAGAATCACCACCTCTGCAGCCAAAACACATGCGTGAGGCAGTCAGACGTCTGAAGACACGAGGACAGATCCCCAactcaaaatacaaaaaaattgtCTTTCACTGa